From one Silurus meridionalis isolate SWU-2019-XX chromosome 23, ASM1480568v1, whole genome shotgun sequence genomic stretch:
- the ckbb gene encoding creatine kinase, brain b → MPFGNTHNKMKMNYTAEQEYPDLSQHNNHMAKVLTPEIYANLRDKETPTGFTLDDVIQTGVDNPGHPFIMTVGCVAGDEETYEVFKDLLDPVIEDRHGGYKPTDKHKTDLNPDNLQGGDDLDPNYVLSSRVRTGRSVRGFSLPPHCSRGERRGIENLAVEGLGSLDGEFKGKYYALKNMTEEEQQQLIDDHFLFDKPVSPLLLASGMARDWPDARGIWHNDDKTFLVWVNEEDHLRVISMQKGGNMKEVFTRFCTGLTKIESLFKEKGHEFMWNEHLGYILTCPSNLGTGLRGGVHVKLPNLSKHEKFGEILKKLRLQKRGTGGVDTAAVGGIFDISNADRLGFSEVELVQMVVDGVKLLVEMEKHLEAGQPIDDLMPEQK, encoded by the exons ATGCCTTTCGGCAACACCCACAACAAGATGAAGATGAACTACACGGCCGAGCAGGAGTACCCCGACCTCAGCCAGCACAACAACCATATGGCCAAGGTGCTCACCCCGGAGATATACGCAAACCTGCGGGACAAGGAAACCCCCACTGGCTTCACATTGGATGACGTCATCCAAACCGGGGTGGATAACCCAG GCCATCCATTCATCATGACTGTGGGCTGTGTTGCTGGTGATGAGGAGACATATGAGGTCTTTAAAGATCTTCTGGACCCAGTCATTGAAGACCGCCATGGAGGCTACAAGCCCACAGACAAGCACAAGACCGACTTGAATCCAGACAACCTTCAG GGTGGAGATGACCTTGATCCCAACTATGTCTTGAGCTCCAGAGTACGAACCGGCAGGAGTGTTCGTGGCTTCTCTCTGCCCCCTCACTGCAGCCGTGGTGAGAGGCGTGGCATTGAAAATCTGGCTGTTGAAG GTTTAGGTAGTCTCGATGGTGAATTTAAAGGAAAATACTATGCCCTGAAGAACATGACGGAGgaggagcagcagcagctgattgatgatcacttcctgtttgacaAGCCAGTTTCTCCATTGCTGTTGGCCTCTGGGATGGCTCGTGACTGGCCCGATGCCAGGGGGATCTG gCACAATGATGACAAGACCTTCCTGGTTTGGGTGAATGAGGAAGATCACCTACGTGTCATCTCCATGCAAAAAGGTGGCAACATGAAGGAGGTCTTCACTCGTTTTTGCACAGGACTCACAAAG ATTGAATCCCTCTTTAAAGAGAAGGGCCATGAATTCATGTGGAACGAGCACCTGGGCTACATTCTCACCTGCCCTTCTAACCTTGGGACAGGGTTGCGTGGCGGTGTCCACGTTAAACTTCCAAACTTGAGCAAACACGAGAAGTTTGGTGAGATCCTCAAGAAGCTGAGACTCCAGAAACGTGGAACAG GTGGAGTAGACACTGCTGCAGTGGGTGGCATCTTTGACATCTCCAATGCTGACCGACTGGGTTTCTCTGAGGTGGAGCTGGTACAGATGGTGGTTGATGGTGTCAAGCTTCTCGTCGAAATGGAGAAGCATTTGGAAGCTGGCCAGCCAATTGATGACCTGATGCCTGAGCAGAAGTGA